A stretch of the Sphingobacterium thalpophilum genome encodes the following:
- a CDS encoding DUF5686 family protein: protein MEATIKANTFITKLFLSITFLLSVTIAFAQTKTVTGTVRDAKTKAPIAYATVAVVGAPAAAGTSTSTNANGEFKLVFPTSYVKIRASYVGYDNKDAFVTNDAVQTKDILMDAQDNMLEEVVVKAKKKKYSNKDNPAVALIRKVIEHKDKNRLSGQEYAEFDQYEKMSLGLSNLSEKFVNKKIFKNYQFLFETDDSAKTANKYVLPAFIEEKLSKVYYRKDPSKTKQYILGSQRAQFDPKFIDNDGLSAYFNKLYEQVDIYDNNISLVTNQFLSPIANSSPTFYKFFITDTIKTSQPWLVELSFVPRNKADMLFKGQLYITLDGNYAVQGANMTVADDINLNFVRDLQVQLKFEKDSKSRFYLKTSTLGIDFSLTEKGMGIRGSRTVDYNNYKVGVQRPDSIYDGPSTVIAYNVENKKATKSLFETQRPLALAQNELNIYHNIDTLQKIPSFRTFMDIAALVLSGYKQAGPVEIGPVNTFYSFNPVEGFRLRFGGRSTESLSKRFYAETYAAYGFKDQKWKYFFSGTYAFNNKSVYSFPMHYIRASYKKDTKIPGQKLEFIQEDNFLLSFKRGDNDRYIYETNYGLEYKKEFLNHLTIGAGFNINKQTPAGSLTYQMLDENGQNKIFNELNTTELSVNFRYAPHEEFYQGKIYRTPIFNQYPIFTFNYTAGIKGLANGEYNYHSFNVGAFKRFYLSQFGFADVTAEGNYIAGKEIPFPFLTIHRANQTYAYQLNSYNLMNFLEFVSDHNASLNVQYYMNGFLLNKIPLIKKLKLREVFSFKGVYGGLRRENDPDDPNYGSKVFTWQRNAEGIQSSYTFGSEPYMEASVGLANIFKILRVDYVKRLNYLNHVDAPAWGIRARVRFDF from the coding sequence ACTGTCGCCGTGGTCGGTGCACCAGCTGCCGCAGGAACATCGACATCGACCAATGCCAATGGAGAGTTTAAATTGGTATTTCCGACCTCCTATGTCAAAATTCGAGCAAGTTACGTTGGTTACGATAATAAAGACGCATTTGTCACGAATGATGCTGTACAGACGAAAGATATCTTGATGGACGCGCAGGACAACATGCTGGAAGAGGTCGTCGTCAAGGCCAAAAAGAAAAAATACAGCAACAAGGACAATCCTGCAGTGGCTCTGATCCGCAAGGTCATCGAACATAAAGACAAAAACCGACTTTCGGGACAAGAATATGCAGAATTTGACCAGTACGAAAAAATGTCTCTGGGATTGAGCAATCTGTCCGAAAAATTTGTCAACAAAAAGATCTTTAAAAACTACCAGTTTCTGTTTGAAACGGATGATTCAGCCAAAACGGCGAACAAATATGTATTGCCAGCTTTTATTGAGGAGAAATTATCCAAAGTCTATTACCGTAAAGACCCGAGCAAAACCAAGCAATATATATTGGGCAGTCAGCGTGCACAGTTTGATCCCAAGTTTATTGATAACGACGGACTATCAGCTTATTTCAACAAGCTCTATGAGCAAGTGGATATCTACGACAACAACATTTCCTTGGTTACCAACCAGTTTTTGAGTCCGATTGCCAATTCGTCGCCCACGTTCTATAAGTTTTTCATTACAGATACCATCAAAACCTCGCAGCCCTGGCTTGTCGAGCTGAGTTTTGTGCCCCGCAACAAAGCGGATATGCTATTTAAGGGCCAACTTTATATCACGCTGGACGGAAATTACGCCGTGCAGGGTGCCAACATGACCGTTGCCGATGACATCAATCTGAACTTTGTACGCGACCTGCAGGTACAACTCAAATTCGAAAAAGACAGCAAGAGCAGATTTTATCTAAAAACGAGTACCTTGGGTATAGACTTCTCTCTGACTGAAAAAGGAATGGGTATCAGGGGGAGCCGAACAGTAGATTATAATAATTATAAGGTCGGAGTCCAACGTCCCGATAGCATTTATGATGGACCTTCCACTGTAATTGCTTATAATGTAGAAAATAAGAAAGCGACTAAATCCTTATTCGAAACACAGCGTCCGTTGGCTCTGGCGCAAAACGAACTAAATATTTACCACAATATCGATACACTCCAAAAAATACCTTCCTTCCGGACTTTTATGGATATAGCAGCCCTGGTTCTTTCGGGGTACAAACAAGCCGGACCAGTGGAAATCGGGCCCGTAAACACCTTCTATAGCTTTAACCCCGTCGAAGGGTTCCGACTACGTTTTGGTGGCCGCTCGACAGAATCTTTAAGTAAACGCTTTTATGCCGAAACCTATGCAGCTTACGGTTTCAAAGACCAAAAATGGAAGTATTTCTTCAGCGGTACCTATGCGTTCAACAACAAATCTGTGTACTCCTTCCCAATGCACTATATCCGCGCATCTTATAAAAAGGATACCAAGATCCCCGGACAAAAGCTTGAATTTATTCAGGAAGACAACTTTCTTTTATCATTCAAACGCGGCGATAATGACCGCTACATTTACGAGACGAATTACGGTCTGGAGTATAAAAAGGAATTTTTGAATCACCTGACTATCGGTGCAGGCTTTAATATCAATAAACAGACGCCGGCCGGAAGCCTAACATATCAGATGCTTGATGAAAATGGTCAGAATAAAATATTCAACGAATTAAACACCACTGAATTATCGGTAAACTTTAGATATGCGCCACATGAAGAATTCTATCAGGGCAAAATCTATCGGACGCCGATTTTCAACCAATATCCGATATTTACGTTTAATTATACCGCTGGAATAAAAGGTCTGGCAAACGGTGAGTATAACTACCACAGTTTTAACGTTGGTGCCTTCAAGCGCTTTTATCTAAGTCAATTTGGGTTCGCCGATGTGACAGCAGAGGGTAATTACATTGCGGGGAAAGAAATTCCATTTCCTTTCTTGACGATACACCGCGCCAACCAGACTTATGCCTACCAGCTAAACTCGTATAACTTGATGAACTTCCTTGAGTTTGTGAGCGACCACAATGCCTCATTGAATGTGCAGTACTATATGAATGGCTTTTTGCTAAACAAAATCCCGTTGATCAAAAAACTCAAATTACGTGAGGTATTTAGTTTCAAGGGCGTTTACGGTGGCCTGCGTAGGGAAAATGATCCGGACGATCCTAACTACGGCTCCAAAGTATTTACTTGGCAGCGTAATGCCGAAGGCATTCAAAGTTCGTATACTTTCGGTTCCGAGCCTTACATGGAAGCCAGTGTAGGTTTAGCCAACATCTTTAAAATCCTACGCGTAGATTATGTAAAACGGCTTAATTACCTTAACCATGTAGATGCTCCAGCTTGGGGGATCCGTGCACGCGTGAGGTTTGACTTCTAG